In Sulfolobales archaeon, the following are encoded in one genomic region:
- a CDS encoding Lrp/AsnC family transcriptional regulator, translated as MSRRERGEKEELDEKDLKILEVLQKDSDVTFTELGNMLNISPSTAYMRVKKLKIGGYIKKTVAIIDYEKLNFKVKALIFVKMDPKKISEVVERLSAKDRIVSIYDVTGEPTVVVMAIAKNHVDLAQLLDEIGKIDGVVSTNTMIIMRTFKESYEVSLTR; from the coding sequence ATGTCTAGAAGGGAGAGAGGAGAGAAGGAGGAGTTAGATGAGAAAGATCTTAAGATTCTAGAGGTTCTTCAGAAAGATAGTGATGTGACATTCACAGAACTTGGAAACATGCTGAATATAAGTCCTTCGACAGCATATATGAGAGTTAAGAAACTTAAGATCGGAGGTTATATTAAGAAGACTGTTGCAATAATAGATTATGAGAAGCTTAACTTTAAAGTTAAAGCTCTGATATTCGTGAAAATGGATCCTAAGAAGATTAGCGAGGTGGTTGAAAGACTGAGTGCTAAGGATCGTATAGTATCTATATATGATGTGACAGGAGAGCCTACAGTAGTTGTCATGGCCATAGCTAAGAATCATGTAGATCTCGCGCAACTTCTAGACGAGATAGGAAAGATAGATGGTGTAGTATCTACGAATACCATGATCATAATGAGAACATTTAAAGAGAGTTATGAAGTCTCACTCACAAGATAA
- a CDS encoding DUF655 domain-containing protein produces MSFRSRRGFERGRARVFVRDAYAIILDFMIHGNPFDRHPHHRHAALIQAVGTKYFTLIEIVPAHGISAKIGERIYIEQSYSSEVQPYKVEDKILWQDLTSISKDNLPTVLRELIKSKERVFVEFFNNASPINIRLHMLNLIPGIGKKTLETLLSERKKSRFQSFEDLSLRAKIPDPVGALVERIITEMMGGEKYYLFVEPPPETRDVKFFKMLDYLYALTNYRDPW; encoded by the coding sequence ATGAGTTTTAGAAGTAGAAGAGGTTTTGAAAGAGGTAGGGCTAGGGTTTTTGTGAGAGATGCTTATGCTATCATACTTGATTTCATGATTCATGGGAATCCTTTCGATAGACATCCTCATCACAGACATGCTGCTTTGATCCAGGCTGTAGGTACTAAATACTTCACACTTATCGAGATAGTTCCAGCACATGGTATCAGTGCTAAAATTGGCGAGAGGATCTATATCGAGCAATCCTACTCCTCAGAGGTGCAACCATATAAGGTTGAAGATAAGATCCTCTGGCAGGATTTAACGAGTATTTCAAAAGATAACCTCCCCACAGTTCTGAGAGAACTTATAAAATCTAAAGAGAGAGTTTTCGTAGAATTCTTCAACAACGCTTCTCCTATTAACATAAGGCTTCACATGCTCAATCTCATACCTGGGATTGGTAAGAAAACTCTCGAGACACTTCTTAGCGAGAGGAAGAAGAGCAGATTCCAGAGTTTCGAGGATCTGAGCTTGAGAGCGAAGATACCAGATCCTGTAGGAGCTCTTGTAGAAAGAATTATAACAGAGATGATGGGTGGTGAGAAATATTATCTCTTTGTAGAACCTCCTCCGGAGACGCGTGATGTTAAATTCTTTAAAATGCTCGACTATCTATATGCTCTGACTAACTATAGAGATCCATGGTGA
- a CDS encoding FAD/NAD(P)-binding oxidoreductase: MKKILILGGGAGGAVLASRLAKKLGSEVSITVLDKNLYHEFRPSYLWIATGYREPDHIRKPLTLLEKRGVRYSNEEIRSIDLGNRTVTTDKSKYEYDYLVVSLGAVLKPEKIKGLDGAHHAWELSDALKLRSALSEFRGGKVVIGPTRTPYRCPPAPIEIAFMIRYLATIRGFSDKTDITVLHPDWSKPMEAFGPFMSSSFEKFMEDYKIQFIGRWRVEEVDPVGKVITGANGEKLKYDLAILVPPHEPAKPVADNPDLIDKESGFMSVDKRSLRHPKYDEVYGIGDIIAPTLKIGMAGVFAHFQADYVATRLVNEIKGVYMGLEYNRTGICVMDLGFLGAGAFCDFGSYIDGKSAYPDCYMLGGMSIMRILKIAFERMWFKELFG; the protein is encoded by the coding sequence TTGAAGAAGATCCTCATACTAGGAGGAGGAGCTGGAGGAGCAGTTCTTGCAAGTCGACTGGCGAAAAAACTTGGGAGTGAGGTTTCTATCACGGTACTAGATAAGAACCTGTATCACGAGTTCAGACCTTCATATCTCTGGATTGCTACAGGCTATAGAGAGCCTGATCATATTCGAAAACCTCTTACACTTCTTGAGAAAAGAGGAGTTAGATACTCTAATGAAGAGATCAGATCGATAGATTTAGGTAATAGGACTGTTACCACAGACAAGAGCAAGTACGAGTACGACTATCTAGTAGTAAGTCTCGGCGCAGTTTTAAAACCTGAGAAGATCAAGGGATTAGACGGAGCTCACCACGCATGGGAGCTCAGTGATGCTCTGAAACTTAGATCTGCTTTATCAGAATTTAGAGGAGGGAAAGTCGTGATAGGTCCTACTAGAACTCCCTATAGATGTCCTCCAGCACCTATCGAGATAGCATTCATGATCAGATACCTAGCTACTATCAGAGGATTCTCTGACAAGACTGATATAACAGTACTACACCCAGATTGGAGCAAGCCTATGGAAGCCTTCGGACCTTTCATGAGCTCTTCATTTGAGAAGTTCATGGAAGACTATAAGATACAGTTTATAGGCAGGTGGAGAGTTGAGGAAGTAGATCCTGTGGGGAAGGTTATTACAGGTGCTAATGGTGAGAAGCTTAAATACGATCTAGCGATACTAGTACCTCCACACGAGCCTGCAAAACCTGTTGCTGACAACCCAGATCTTATTGATAAAGAGAGCGGATTCATGAGTGTGGATAAGAGAAGTCTGAGACATCCTAAGTATGATGAGGTCTACGGCATAGGAGATATAATAGCTCCCACACTTAAGATCGGTATGGCGGGAGTCTTCGCACACTTCCAAGCGGATTATGTTGCCACAAGACTTGTTAACGAAATCAAAGGTGTTTATATGGGTTTAGAGTATAATAGAACAGGAATTTGTGTAATGGATCTAGGCTTTCTAGGAGCAGGAGCATTCTGTGACTTCGGAAGCTATATAGATGGAAAATCAGCTTATCCAGACTGCTACATGCTGGGAGGAATGAGTATCATGAGGATTCTAAAGATAGCATTCGAGAGAATGTGGTTTAAAGAGTTATTTGGATGA
- a CDS encoding PUA domain-containing protein, with amino-acid sequence MQLRYLSKRDMRELMATLRERYNLKSEYEKIAEVTLDIYPRKNNVKIYIAYSESNVIPLVLEIENLLIPSIHSLNLGILTTHYARVDSGAVPRILGGADVMAPGIIECSDFNKDDVVGVREPEKNLHILVGMALMSCSEIKNLRKGKAIKSIHYAGDKIWMSLIEVLRRLM; translated from the coding sequence TTGCAGCTAAGATATCTTTCAAAAAGAGATATGAGAGAGCTGATGGCAACACTTAGAGAGAGGTATAATCTTAAGAGCGAGTATGAGAAGATAGCAGAGGTTACTCTAGATATCTATCCTCGGAAGAATAATGTAAAGATCTACATAGCTTATTCCGAGAGCAACGTAATTCCTTTAGTGCTAGAGATCGAGAATCTTCTGATACCCTCGATTCATTCTCTGAACCTTGGTATTCTAACTACTCATTATGCGAGAGTTGATTCAGGAGCTGTTCCAAGGATCTTAGGAGGTGCCGATGTGATGGCTCCCGGGATTATAGAGTGCAGTGATTTTAATAAAGATGACGTGGTTGGTGTGAGAGAGCCTGAGAAGAATCTTCACATACTAGTTGGCATGGCTCTCATGAGTTGTAGTGAGATTAAGAATCTGAGAAAAGGTAAGGCTATTAAGAGTATTCATTATGCTGGAGATAAGATATGGATGAGTTTAATTGAGGTTCTTAGAAGACTTATGTAG
- a CDS encoding CoA-transferase encodes MIYKKIRDPEEALCCIPDGSVVAVSGFNLLTTPEYLIYELYKQYRKTGHPRDLFMIFETLPAVPGRAFDKIAEIMYKDKDFGFIRGVLAPYLGFSPWLQKIVAENLIEAYAWPIGITAYWFREVASGRPGLLTKIGLGTFLDPRDSMGALNEISLERKSCKVSIVSIEGEEYLFYQAPKPYVALIRGSVADEIGNISLSDEAIKGSVLNIAQATKASPRKGIVIAQVKWITRQGLINPREVDVPAPLVDHVVVAPREYHWQSGSYEYDPRLCYRVIPPIDLREIGSSEIERFSEHEHIIARRALIELVETVAKLQRPVLVNLGIGIPALISWLAAYEEISDYIISVIESGVWGGVALSGQDFGAAISPFALTTMPDMFSNFEGGIIDVAALGFLEVDREGNVNPSMLPGRLYGPGGFPVIAGGSPKTLFTGGFTAGDRKIYYDPRDRRLVIEKEGSVIKFVERVYKVFFSGRYALKFGHEIMYITERAVFKLTPEGVSLVEVAPGVDLEKDILSKMRFKPVISRELREMDERIFLKGRMGLKEQLIQALKK; translated from the coding sequence ATGATTTATAAGAAGATTAGAGATCCCGAAGAGGCTTTATGCTGTATTCCAGATGGATCTGTTGTAGCGGTTTCAGGTTTTAATCTTCTTACAACACCTGAATATCTTATATATGAACTCTACAAGCAGTATAGGAAGACAGGACATCCAAGAGATCTATTCATGATCTTCGAAACACTCCCAGCAGTTCCTGGAAGAGCTTTCGATAAGATAGCTGAGATAATGTACAAGGATAAGGATTTTGGATTTATAAGAGGAGTTCTCGCTCCATACCTAGGGTTCTCACCATGGCTTCAGAAGATAGTTGCAGAGAATCTTATTGAAGCATATGCATGGCCTATAGGTATTACAGCATATTGGTTTAGAGAGGTAGCCTCGGGAAGGCCGGGGCTTCTAACCAAGATTGGGCTTGGAACATTTCTAGATCCTAGAGATAGTATGGGTGCTTTAAATGAGATCTCTCTCGAGAGGAAGAGTTGTAAGGTTTCTATAGTGAGTATAGAGGGTGAGGAGTATCTATTCTACCAAGCTCCTAAACCGTATGTAGCTCTTATAAGAGGTTCTGTAGCTGATGAGATTGGAAATATATCTCTCTCTGATGAGGCTATCAAAGGATCTGTTCTCAACATAGCGCAGGCTACGAAAGCTTCACCTAGAAAAGGTATTGTAATAGCTCAGGTCAAGTGGATAACTAGACAAGGTCTTATAAATCCTAGAGAAGTTGACGTACCAGCTCCTCTAGTAGACCATGTTGTTGTAGCTCCTAGAGAGTATCACTGGCAGTCAGGCTCCTACGAATATGATCCCCGATTATGCTATAGAGTCATACCTCCTATAGATCTAAGAGAGATAGGTTCTTCAGAAATAGAGAGATTCTCAGAACATGAGCATATAATAGCTAGAAGAGCATTGATCGAGCTTGTGGAAACCGTGGCAAAACTTCAGAGACCTGTTCTAGTTAATCTAGGCATAGGAATCCCCGCATTAATATCATGGCTTGCAGCATACGAGGAGATATCAGACTACATAATATCAGTCATAGAATCAGGAGTCTGGGGTGGCGTGGCTCTGAGCGGTCAAGATTTCGGAGCTGCAATATCACCATTCGCTCTGACTACGATGCCTGACATGTTCTCGAATTTTGAGGGAGGTATAATAGATGTTGCGGCACTGGGATTTCTAGAAGTTGATAGAGAAGGTAATGTGAATCCTTCAATGCTTCCCGGAAGATTATATGGTCCAGGAGGATTTCCAGTGATCGCCGGAGGATCTCCTAAGACTTTATTCACAGGAGGTTTCACAGCTGGTGATAGGAAGATATACTATGATCCGAGAGATAGAAGACTTGTAATAGAGAAGGAGGGTAGCGTGATTAAATTTGTTGAAAGAGTTTATAAAGTATTCTTCAGCGGTAGATACGCTCTTAAATTCGGTCATGAGATCATGTACATAACTGAGAGAGCAGTGTTCAAGCTGACTCCGGAGGGTGTGTCTCTCGTAGAGGTAGCTCCAGGAGTAGATCTTGAGAAAGATATCTTATCTAAGATGAGATTCAAGCCGGTAATATCTAGAGAGCTTAGAGAGATGGATGAAAGAATATTCTTAAAAGGTAGGATGGGATTGAAAGAACAATTGATCCAAGCTCTTAAAAAATAG
- a CDS encoding ATP-dependent DNA ligase has translation MLFEILAEHFEKLETTSSRMTLTSILSSMLKKSDPEDIDKVIYFIQGELWPSWYGEPEIGISEKLLVKVISLAVGVPEREVENLYKRLGEYGKVVETLKSRKTSNTALTSFISEKRKLTVSEVHSTLTKIARMTGEGSRDLKIRVLTGLLQQASPKESKYIVRFVEGRLRLGVGDATIIEALATAFGGGEASKPIIERAYNVRADLGEIARILIEKGLEALKNLTPTIGIPIRPMLAERLDNARDILEKTGGRCIAEFKYDGERAQIHKKKDSVIIFSRRLENITHQYPDVVEMSRRFIKAEEAIVEGEIIAIDPDTGEHRPFQELMHRKRKHDISKALEEYPVAVRLFDILYIDGVSLLEKPLIERRKILLDHIEQSSIFSIAEYIETSDPEELERFFLKALEDGNEGIVAKNINGIYQAGARGWLWIKYKRDYKSEMIDTVDLVLVGGFYGRGKRGGKIGTVLLAAYDPEKDVFRTVCKVGTGFTDQDLIEVNKRIEASRIPSKHPRVESDIEPDVWTTPRYVMEVIGAELTLSPLHRCCYNSVKPGVGISIRFPRFVRWRDDKNPEDATTEKELLEMYLRQLRKIEVEASESQGR, from the coding sequence ATGCTATTCGAGATATTAGCAGAACATTTCGAGAAGCTTGAGACTACAAGTAGCAGAATGACTCTCACGAGCATTCTTTCGAGTATGCTTAAGAAGAGCGATCCGGAGGATATTGATAAAGTTATATACTTCATACAAGGAGAGCTTTGGCCCAGCTGGTATGGAGAGCCTGAGATCGGCATAAGTGAGAAGCTTCTGGTTAAGGTTATAAGTCTTGCCGTAGGTGTTCCTGAGAGAGAGGTTGAGAATCTATATAAGAGACTAGGTGAGTATGGGAAGGTAGTTGAAACTCTGAAGAGTAGAAAGACTTCTAACACAGCTCTCACAAGCTTCATATCTGAGAAGAGAAAACTCACAGTATCAGAAGTTCATTCAACTCTTACAAAGATTGCTAGAATGACTGGAGAAGGTTCTAGAGATCTTAAGATAAGAGTTTTAACAGGACTTCTACAGCAGGCATCACCTAAGGAGAGTAAGTATATTGTTAGATTTGTTGAGGGAAGGCTTAGACTTGGTGTTGGTGATGCCACGATCATAGAAGCTCTTGCAACAGCATTCGGAGGTGGTGAGGCTTCCAAGCCTATTATCGAGAGAGCTTATAATGTGAGAGCAGATCTAGGTGAGATCGCGAGAATACTTATTGAGAAAGGTTTAGAAGCTCTCAAGAATCTAACACCTACCATAGGGATCCCGATAAGACCTATGCTTGCTGAGAGACTTGATAATGCTAGAGACATTCTAGAGAAGACTGGAGGAAGATGTATTGCAGAGTTTAAATATGATGGAGAGAGAGCTCAGATACATAAGAAAAAAGATAGTGTGATAATATTCTCGAGAAGACTTGAGAACATAACTCATCAATACCCTGATGTTGTTGAGATGAGCAGGAGATTCATTAAAGCTGAGGAGGCTATAGTAGAAGGAGAGATCATAGCTATAGATCCTGACACAGGAGAGCACAGACCATTCCAAGAGCTAATGCATAGAAAGAGAAAGCATGATATATCTAAGGCATTAGAAGAGTATCCTGTAGCTGTAAGACTCTTCGATATTCTATACATAGATGGTGTAAGTCTTCTCGAGAAACCTCTAATAGAGAGAAGAAAGATTCTTCTAGATCACATAGAGCAATCAAGTATTTTCTCAATAGCAGAATACATAGAAACATCAGATCCAGAGGAGTTAGAGAGATTCTTTCTTAAAGCTCTTGAAGATGGTAATGAAGGTATTGTGGCTAAGAATATCAATGGAATCTATCAAGCAGGTGCCAGGGGATGGCTTTGGATCAAGTATAAGAGAGATTATAAGAGTGAGATGATAGATACCGTAGACCTAGTACTTGTAGGAGGATTCTATGGAAGAGGTAAGAGAGGAGGTAAGATTGGAACAGTTCTACTCGCAGCATATGATCCTGAGAAAGATGTGTTTAGAACAGTATGCAAGGTAGGAACAGGGTTCACAGATCAGGATCTTATTGAGGTGAATAAGAGAATAGAAGCTTCTAGAATACCGAGCAAGCATCCTAGAGTAGAATCCGATATAGAACCAGATGTCTGGACAACTCCGAGATATGTTATGGAGGTCATAGGAGCAGAGCTAACACTCTCACCACTTCACAGATGCTGTTATAATAGTGTGAAACCTGGAGTTGGTATATCTATTAGATTTCCAAGATTCGTAAGATGGAGAGATGATAAGAATCCTGAGGATGCTACTACAGAGAAAGAACTTCTAGAAATGTACCTAAGACAATTAAGAAAGATCGAGGTAGAAGCTTCAGAGTCTCAGGGAAGATAG
- the rsmA gene encoding 16S rRNA (adenine(1518)-N(6)/adenine(1519)-N(6))-dimethyltransferase RsmA, translating to MSFNDLIRAIERDRLREYTIEVLKKIGLKPSKRFGQNFTISIRLLREFRYHVERMKCEKIIEIGTGLGVITASIRDLCREIITIERDQKLCNYARKLFESISNIRVLCGDALKIIGSLDFCCVIGTLPYSITGPILGGIASSKALWGVLALQKDVVDRILSRPGVRRYGSISVLVRSYFDVERGGVYKPDDFYPEPKVSTEVIVLRRFREALERNDLYERFLKCLFSQRKKLLHNALKMCGYDLGGILEDIPRDILSRRVFTLSPEEFFNLFLLLQRISR from the coding sequence TTGAGCTTTAATGATCTTATTAGAGCTATAGAGAGAGACAGACTTAGAGAATACACGATCGAGGTTCTGAAGAAGATCGGTTTAAAACCATCAAAAAGATTTGGACAGAATTTCACTATTAGCATCAGACTTCTGAGAGAATTCAGATATCATGTGGAGAGAATGAAATGTGAGAAGATTATAGAGATAGGCACTGGTCTCGGTGTTATAACCGCTTCTATAAGAGATCTTTGCAGAGAAATTATCACTATAGAAAGAGATCAGAAGCTCTGCAACTATGCTAGAAAACTTTTCGAAAGTATTAGCAATATAAGAGTTTTATGCGGAGATGCTCTAAAGATCATAGGCAGCCTAGATTTCTGTTGCGTGATCGGCACTCTCCCCTACTCCATCACAGGTCCTATACTAGGCGGGATCGCCTCTTCAAAAGCTTTATGGGGTGTTCTAGCTCTTCAGAAAGATGTTGTTGACAGGATTCTCTCAAGACCTGGTGTTAGAAGGTATGGGTCTATATCTGTTCTCGTAAGATCTTATTTTGATGTTGAGAGAGGAGGAGTTTATAAACCTGATGATTTCTACCCTGAGCCTAAGGTTTCTACAGAGGTTATTGTTCTCAGAAGATTTAGAGAAGCTCTTGAAAGAAACGATCTTTATGAGAGATTTTTAAAATGTCTCTTCAGCCAGAGAAAAAAGCTTCTTCATAATGCTCTTAAGATGTGCGGATATGATTTAGGTGGAATTCTTGAAGACATTCCTAGAGATATTCTATCTAGAAGAGTTTTCACACTGTCTCCTGAGGAGTTCTTCAATCTATTTCTTCTTCTGCAGAGAATCTCTCGCTAG
- a CDS encoding aldo/keto reductase — MSYLMEYRELGWTGEKISVVGLGAWQFSDAWGVLDYENAKKIIEASFSSGVNLIDTAAVYGRGKSEEFVGRAVRELGIRDKVIIATKLPGEFMNEYDVFKGTERSLARLGVDVIDLMQVHWPPAWHNFPTCEYMRALERLVKLGKIRYIGLSDFPVELIESARQCLSSIDIVSIQIRYNLAERYAEKEHIPYAEREGLTVLAWSPLAKGALSGKYDPKNPPTFSDVRSGEAVFHPENLAKLEPLINAVRELSKKYNATPTQISLRWLIQYSPVVVPIPGAKSPDQARENAGAGSFSLSFEDLVLLDRISRGIRISYVTW; from the coding sequence GTGAGCTATCTCATGGAATATAGAGAGCTTGGATGGACTGGAGAGAAGATATCTGTAGTAGGATTAGGTGCATGGCAGTTCAGCGATGCTTGGGGTGTTCTAGATTACGAGAATGCTAAGAAGATTATAGAAGCTTCATTCAGTTCAGGAGTTAATCTAATCGACACAGCAGCAGTCTATGGAAGAGGTAAGAGTGAGGAGTTCGTTGGAAGAGCTGTTAGAGAGCTTGGTATAAGAGACAAGGTTATAATAGCTACTAAGCTACCTGGAGAATTTATGAATGAATATGATGTATTCAAGGGCACTGAGAGATCTCTGGCAAGACTAGGTGTAGATGTTATAGATCTGATGCAAGTTCACTGGCCTCCTGCATGGCATAACTTCCCTACATGCGAGTATATGAGAGCTCTTGAAAGACTTGTTAAACTAGGTAAGATAAGATATATAGGTCTAAGTGATTTTCCAGTTGAATTAATTGAGTCTGCTAGACAATGTCTCAGTTCTATTGATATAGTAAGTATTCAGATCAGATATAATCTTGCTGAGAGATATGCAGAGAAAGAGCATATACCGTATGCAGAGAGAGAAGGTTTGACCGTTCTTGCATGGAGTCCTCTTGCTAAGGGAGCTCTCTCAGGTAAGTATGATCCTAAGAATCCTCCTACATTCTCTGACGTGAGATCGGGTGAGGCTGTGTTCCATCCTGAGAACCTGGCTAAGCTAGAGCCTTTGATCAATGCTGTGAGAGAGCTTTCTAAGAAGTATAATGCAACTCCTACACAGATCTCTTTGAGATGGCTGATCCAGTACAGCCCTGTGGTAGTTCCGATCCCAGGTGCTAAATCACCTGATCAAGCTAGAGAGAATGCTGGTGCGGGAAGTTTCTCGCTATCATTCGAAGATCTAGTGCTTCTAGACAGGATTAGTAGAGGTATAAGAATTAGCTATGTCACTTGGTAG
- a CDS encoding NAD(P)/FAD-dependent oxidoreductase: MKVSVVGAGPSGLAIARLLSDKGFNVRVFEAQSDYAVKPCGWGLPYTEDLNKTIFYKDIYDSIIWEFKGYRVYIDGEKLFESSSRRVLGYIVDKRDLLRRMAEGVEVHLKTPVRFIEDRRIIIRGSEEIRSDIVINAGGFYTQKKNLDRILAIQYYLEGSIEDPEIPELYFNSELVGYAWIFPEGARRARIGVGGYASRDFLEKILSKVIMSREDLKKAEIVKREGALVTVSGIDWSLAEDKNIYYVGESIGAVMPATGEGIRPSIFTSIALYNSIIKGTSYREELSRIKLFKAMEIQRKILDLEVMVSPQARKRFLMKTPEDILIKISLGDLSERDLMKIAMRPENLKILINILKSSF, translated from the coding sequence TTGAAAGTCTCAGTAGTAGGTGCAGGTCCTTCAGGACTTGCAATAGCAAGACTTCTCTCAGATAAAGGATTTAATGTGAGAGTTTTCGAAGCTCAGTCTGACTATGCTGTGAAACCCTGTGGCTGGGGTCTTCCTTATACTGAGGATCTTAATAAGACAATCTTCTATAAGGATATATATGATAGTATCATATGGGAGTTCAAAGGATACAGAGTGTATATAGATGGTGAGAAGCTTTTTGAAAGCTCTAGCAGGAGAGTTCTAGGCTATATAGTGGATAAGAGAGATCTTCTCAGGAGAATGGCTGAAGGAGTTGAGGTACATCTAAAAACCCCGGTGAGATTTATTGAAGATAGAAGAATTATAATCAGAGGATCTGAAGAGATAAGATCTGATATAGTGATCAATGCAGGAGGATTCTATACTCAGAAGAAGAATCTTGATAGAATACTCGCAATACAATACTATTTAGAAGGATCTATAGAAGATCCTGAGATCCCAGAGCTCTACTTCAATTCAGAACTCGTAGGATACGCATGGATCTTCCCAGAAGGTGCTAGAAGAGCTAGAATAGGTGTTGGAGGATATGCTTCAAGAGATTTTCTAGAGAAGATTCTTTCGAAGGTTATCATGTCAAGAGAGGATCTCAAGAAGGCAGAGATAGTTAAGAGAGAAGGTGCTCTGGTAACCGTATCAGGCATAGATTGGAGTCTAGCTGAAGATAAAAATATATACTATGTTGGCGAGAGCATAGGAGCAGTAATGCCCGCAACTGGTGAAGGTATAAGACCTTCTATATTTACATCAATAGCTCTATACAACTCTATTATAAAAGGCACGAGTTATAGAGAGGAGTTATCTAGAATCAAGCTTTTCAAAGCAATGGAGATCCAGAGGAAAATACTCGATCTAGAGGTTATGGTAAGTCCTCAAGCTAGAAAGAGATTTCTAATGAAAACTCCTGAAGATATACTAATCAAGATATCTCTAGGAGATCTATCAGAGAGAGATCTTATGAAAATCGCCATGAGACCTGAGAACCTGAAAATACTTATCAATATTCTAAAAAGTTCATTCTAA
- a CDS encoding 50S ribosomal protein L21e — protein MVKAPKGLRHRTRKLMKKSVRERGAVPPLSRLLYEYEVGDRVHIVINPSTHDGMPHRRYHGRTGVVLGRRGDAYEIEVSLGGKKKILFIRPEHLQPTPEIIDREISKVRKLVEELRVRRREASKALSF, from the coding sequence ATGGTGAAAGCTCCTAAAGGTCTTAGACACAGGACTAGGAAGCTCATGAAGAAGAGTGTAAGAGAGAGAGGAGCTGTTCCTCCGCTCAGTAGGCTTCTCTACGAGTACGAGGTTGGAGATCGAGTTCATATTGTTATTAATCCCTCTACACATGATGGAATGCCTCATAGAAGGTATCATGGCAGAACTGGAGTGGTTTTAGGCAGGAGAGGAGATGCCTATGAGATCGAGGTTTCTCTAGGTGGTAAGAAGAAGATCCTTTTTATAAGACCTGAACATCTCCAGCCTACTCCTGAGATCATTGATAGAGAGATTAGTAAAGTTAGAAAACTAGTTGAAGAGCTAAGAGTTAGAAGGAGAGAAGCTTCTAAGGCTCTCTCTTTCTAA
- a CDS encoding MarC family protein: MIDAGFLLNTLLPISISIFAIMDPPAAIPTLISYIGSLESSRDNIDEAVKRVVGRVFVAVFILLTVFSLAGEYVLKFFNIDLASLKIAGGVLLMAVAVDMLITGHKPENISGGDLAVVPIATPLIVGPGTMSTLIVYSRIYGSLTTLAGAYIALLITYPLLRYSYKIFRFLGTSTLQGLGKFMSLIIASIAVTLVIGGLKDLGLLSSL; the protein is encoded by the coding sequence ATGATAGACGCAGGATTTCTCTTAAACACTCTACTACCTATCTCCATCTCAATATTCGCTATAATGGATCCTCCTGCTGCGATACCTACTCTCATATCATACATAGGCAGTCTGGAGAGTTCTCGCGATAATATTGATGAAGCTGTTAAAAGAGTTGTGGGAAGGGTTTTTGTAGCCGTTTTCATTCTACTAACAGTATTCTCGCTAGCTGGTGAGTATGTTTTAAAATTCTTCAATATAGACCTTGCATCTCTGAAGATCGCTGGCGGTGTACTATTGATGGCTGTAGCCGTAGACATGCTCATCACAGGACACAAGCCTGAGAACATCTCGGGGGGAGACTTAGCAGTAGTACCTATAGCAACACCACTCATAGTAGGGCCGGGAACTATGAGTACTCTAATAGTGTACTCAAGGATCTACGGCTCACTAACAACTCTCGCAGGAGCTTACATAGCTCTGCTAATCACATATCCACTACTAAGATATTCATACAAGATCTTTAGATTCCTAGGAACCTCAACACTTCAAGGTCTTGGAAAATTCATGTCACTCATAATAGCATCAATAGCGGTAACTCTAGTAATAGGAGGATTAAAAGACCTGGGACTTCTTAGCTCTCTCTAG